From Burkholderia pseudomultivorans, the proteins below share one genomic window:
- a CDS encoding threo-3-hydroxy-L-aspartate ammonia-lyase, whose product MNSLPLPTFDDVAAAAARIAGHARRTPVMTSRTVDEALGAQVFFKCENLQRMGAFKFRGAFNALSRLDAGQRRNGVVAFSSGNHAQAIALSARILGIPATIVMPQDAPAAKIAATRGYGGQVVTYDRYTEDREQIGRDLAQRHGLTLIPPYDHPDVIAGQGTAALELFDEVGPLDAVFTPLGGGGLLSGTALATRALSPHARLYGVEPEAGNDGQQSFRAGSIVHIDTPRTIADGAQTQHLGQLTFPIIRRDVDDILTATDDELVDCMRFFASRMKIVVEPTGCLSFAAARRMKDALKGKRIGVLISGGNVDLDNFCALAGAQPQA is encoded by the coding sequence ATGAACTCATTGCCTCTCCCCACGTTCGACGATGTCGCCGCCGCAGCAGCGAGAATCGCAGGCCATGCCCGCCGCACGCCCGTGATGACGTCGCGGACCGTCGACGAAGCGCTCGGCGCGCAGGTGTTCTTCAAGTGCGAGAACCTGCAGCGCATGGGCGCGTTCAAGTTCCGCGGCGCGTTCAACGCGCTGTCGCGCCTCGATGCCGGGCAGCGCCGCAACGGCGTCGTCGCGTTCTCGTCGGGCAATCATGCGCAGGCGATCGCGCTGTCGGCGCGCATCCTCGGCATCCCGGCCACGATCGTGATGCCGCAGGATGCGCCGGCCGCGAAGATCGCCGCGACGCGCGGCTACGGCGGCCAGGTCGTGACCTACGATCGCTACACGGAAGATCGCGAGCAGATCGGGCGCGATCTCGCGCAACGGCACGGGCTCACGCTGATCCCGCCGTACGACCACCCCGACGTGATCGCGGGCCAGGGCACCGCGGCGCTGGAACTGTTCGACGAAGTCGGGCCGCTCGACGCGGTGTTCACGCCGCTCGGCGGCGGCGGGCTGCTGTCGGGCACCGCGCTCGCGACGCGCGCGCTGTCGCCGCACGCGCGGCTGTACGGCGTCGAGCCCGAAGCCGGCAACGACGGCCAGCAATCGTTCCGCGCCGGCTCGATCGTCCATATCGACACGCCGCGCACGATCGCCGACGGCGCGCAGACCCAGCATCTCGGCCAGCTCACGTTCCCGATCATCCGTCGCGACGTCGACGACATCCTCACCGCGACCGACGACGAGCTCGTCGACTGCATGCGCTTCTTCGCATCGCGTATGAAGATTGTCGTCGAGCCGACCGGCTGCCTGTCGTTCGCCGCCGCGCGACGGATGAAGGACGCGCTGAAAGGCAAGCGCATCGGCGTGCTGATCAGCGGCGGCAACGTCGATCTCGACAACTTCTGCGCGCTCGCGGGCGCTCAACCGCAGGCCTGA
- a CDS encoding nuclear transport factor 2 family protein, protein MDDTTRTLHEYEQIRQLKYRYFRAVDTHDWSLLAQCLTEDCEARLYGGRYAYDGRDAFVSSLRALIGKPTFLTMHHGHHPELTLVSADHACGVWFLEDHAINLEDNYLLHGTAFYDDQYVKRDGVWRIHATRHERLFETVTSPIPPSFSLTANRFAAGAQIVAP, encoded by the coding sequence ATGGACGACACGACCCGCACGCTCCATGAATACGAGCAGATCCGCCAGCTCAAGTACCGATATTTCCGCGCGGTCGATACGCACGACTGGTCGCTGCTCGCGCAATGCCTGACCGAGGATTGCGAAGCGCGCCTGTACGGCGGCCGGTATGCATACGACGGGCGTGACGCATTCGTATCGAGCCTGCGCGCGCTGATCGGCAAGCCGACCTTCCTGACAATGCATCACGGCCATCATCCGGAGCTCACGCTGGTGTCCGCCGATCATGCGTGCGGCGTGTGGTTCCTCGAGGACCACGCAATCAATCTCGAGGATAACTACCTGTTGCACGGCACCGCGTTCTACGACGACCAGTACGTGAAGCGCGACGGCGTGTGGCGCATCCACGCGACGCGTCACGAGCGCCTGTTCGAGACGGTCACGTCGCCGATTCCGCCGTCGTTCTCGCTGACGGCAAACCGCTTCGCGGCCGGCGCGCAGATCGTCGCGCCCTGA
- a CDS encoding SDR family NAD(P)-dependent oxidoreductase produces the protein MTDPRTPLLAGKCALVTGASRGIGRAIAQRLASEGATVVVTARSLAQAASVAGTLAETVALIEQAGGRAIPLAADLSNAAERDALVARAAQAAGGLDILVNNAGVADYACVDAMPAAMFDTTVDHYLRIPFVLSQAAIPLMRARGAGWIVNIGSVTALPPLRPFDDFARAGGATVYAAVKAALSRFTQGLAAELEADGIAVNLVAPSTAIRTPGTARYIPEGYPTEDVAYLAETALALCSAPARERTGLIAHSLHFPLAHGLAVRSLDGRTPLPPPPIPAYAHPHIDPTGL, from the coding sequence ATGACCGACCCCCGAACCCCGCTTCTGGCCGGCAAATGCGCGCTCGTGACCGGCGCGAGCCGCGGCATCGGCCGCGCGATCGCGCAGCGGCTCGCGTCCGAAGGCGCGACCGTCGTCGTGACGGCGCGCAGCCTCGCGCAAGCGGCGAGCGTCGCCGGCACGCTCGCCGAAACGGTCGCGCTGATCGAGCAGGCCGGCGGCCGCGCGATTCCGCTCGCGGCCGACCTGTCGAACGCGGCCGAACGCGATGCGCTCGTCGCGCGCGCGGCGCAGGCGGCTGGCGGTCTCGACATTCTCGTCAACAACGCGGGCGTCGCCGATTACGCCTGCGTGGACGCGATGCCGGCAGCGATGTTCGACACGACCGTCGACCATTACCTGCGCATTCCGTTCGTGCTGTCGCAGGCGGCGATTCCGCTGATGCGCGCCCGCGGCGCGGGCTGGATCGTGAACATCGGCTCGGTCACCGCGCTGCCGCCACTGCGGCCGTTCGACGACTTCGCGCGGGCCGGCGGCGCGACCGTCTATGCGGCGGTCAAGGCCGCGCTGTCGCGCTTCACGCAGGGCCTCGCGGCCGAACTCGAAGCGGACGGCATCGCGGTGAACCTGGTCGCGCCCAGCACCGCGATCCGCACGCCGGGCACCGCGCGATACATCCCCGAAGGCTATCCGACCGAGGACGTCGCGTATCTCGCCGAAACGGCGCTCGCGCTGTGCAGCGCGCCGGCGCGCGAACGCACGGGCCTGATCGCGCACAGCCTGCATTTCCCGCTCGCGCACGGGCTCGCGGTGCGTTCGCTCGACGGACGCACGCCGCTGCCGCCGCCGCCGATTCCCGCTTATGCGCATCCCCACATCGACCCGACAGGACTTTGA
- a CDS encoding NADP-dependent oxidoreductase, which produces MRALLIDRVGDSDALRLADVPVPRPGPGDVLIRVAYAGVNPADWKCREGYLGAFMQYTFPFVIGFDAAGIVEAVGAGVDGFAPGMRVFAQTDVGAGRWGAYAEYVAVRHDSVVRLPDDTSFAAAATVPTPALAAWAGLFDDGGLRAGQTVLVHGGAGAVGTFAIQLAAQAGARVIATCSARNRDTVEALGAAASIDYRAADIAQAVRAWAPGGVDLVLDAVGGDTLRDALDLLAPGGTLVNIMTLAAGDAERLATTAAEAARRGLRTAMTYSRMPSGDTLAKIARRLARHALRVPRFDRFPLEQAARALDLVQTGEAKAKLVLQVADIAG; this is translated from the coding sequence ATGCGAGCCCTTCTGATCGACCGCGTCGGCGATTCCGACGCACTGCGGCTGGCCGACGTCCCCGTGCCACGGCCGGGCCCCGGCGACGTGCTGATCCGCGTCGCGTACGCGGGCGTCAATCCCGCCGACTGGAAATGCCGCGAAGGCTATCTCGGCGCGTTCATGCAGTACACGTTTCCGTTCGTGATCGGCTTCGACGCGGCCGGCATCGTCGAGGCGGTCGGCGCAGGCGTCGACGGGTTCGCGCCGGGCATGCGCGTGTTCGCGCAGACCGACGTCGGCGCGGGACGATGGGGCGCGTATGCGGAATACGTCGCGGTGCGTCACGACTCGGTCGTGCGTTTGCCGGACGACACGAGCTTCGCGGCGGCGGCCACCGTGCCGACGCCCGCGCTGGCCGCATGGGCCGGCCTGTTCGACGACGGCGGGCTGCGCGCGGGGCAGACCGTGCTGGTCCACGGCGGCGCGGGTGCGGTCGGCACCTTTGCGATCCAGCTGGCCGCGCAGGCGGGCGCACGCGTCATCGCGACATGCTCGGCGCGCAATCGCGACACCGTCGAGGCGCTGGGTGCCGCGGCGAGCATCGACTACCGGGCCGCCGATATCGCGCAGGCCGTGCGCGCGTGGGCGCCCGGCGGCGTCGACCTCGTGCTCGACGCGGTTGGCGGCGACACGCTGCGCGATGCGCTCGACCTGCTGGCGCCGGGCGGCACGCTCGTCAACATCATGACGCTCGCGGCCGGCGACGCCGAACGACTCGCGACGACGGCCGCCGAAGCCGCGCGGCGCGGCCTGCGTACCGCGATGACCTACAGCCGGATGCCGAGCGGCGACACGCTCGCGAAGATCGCACGGCGCCTCGCGCGGCACGCGCTGCGCGTGCCGCGTTTCGACCGTTTCCCGCTCGAACAGGCGGCGCGCGCGCTCGATCTCGTTCAAACGGGCGAGGCGAAAGCGAAGCTCGTGCTGCAAGTTGCGGATATCGCAGGCTGA
- a CDS encoding EthD domain-containing protein, translating into MEKVIYVLWRDAQIEPDRWSRTLRAQLADRLLSLGAHGVQVNVADADVAPAAGLKQTNTHPGIDGIVAVWLDSANAMFRQPFDEAVRASVPHMAAYLVTESQPIPNTRFPARAGERTSGFSQLAFLKRPPRLTHEAWLDVWHCHHTRVAIDTQDNFLYVQNVVVRALTHAAPGYDAIVEECFPAAAMTDPHAFFDAVGDEAKFQRNVAEMMDSCARFIDFDKIDVVPTSQYVVKAVRG; encoded by the coding sequence ATGGAAAAAGTCATTTACGTGCTGTGGCGCGACGCGCAGATCGAGCCCGATCGATGGAGCCGCACGCTGCGCGCGCAGCTCGCCGACAGGCTGCTGTCGCTCGGCGCGCACGGCGTGCAGGTCAACGTCGCCGATGCCGACGTCGCGCCGGCCGCGGGCCTGAAGCAGACCAATACGCATCCGGGCATCGACGGCATCGTCGCGGTGTGGCTCGACAGCGCGAACGCGATGTTTCGCCAGCCGTTCGACGAGGCGGTGAGGGCGAGCGTCCCGCACATGGCCGCGTATCTCGTCACCGAATCGCAGCCGATTCCGAACACGCGCTTTCCGGCGCGCGCCGGCGAACGCACCAGCGGCTTCTCGCAGCTCGCGTTCCTGAAGCGGCCGCCGCGCCTTACGCACGAAGCGTGGCTCGACGTGTGGCACTGCCATCACACGCGTGTCGCGATCGATACGCAGGACAATTTCCTGTATGTGCAGAACGTCGTTGTGCGCGCGCTCACGCATGCGGCGCCCGGCTACGATGCGATCGTCGAGGAATGCTTCCCGGCCGCCGCGATGACCGATCCGCACGCATTCTTCGATGCCGTCGGCGACGAAGCGAAGTTCCAGCGCAACGTGGCCGAGATGATGGACAGCTGCGCGCGCTTCATCGATTTCGACAAGATCGACGTGGTGCCGACGAGCCAGTACGTCGTGAAGGCGGTGCGCGGGTAG
- a CDS encoding DEAD/DEAH box helicase, with translation MSFASLGLIGPLLRNLQDLNYQTPTPVQAKAIPAVLGGQDVMAAAQTGTGKTAGFALPLLQRLVQHGPAVSSNRARVLVLVPTRELAEQVLQSFVAYGKGLDLRFLAAYGGVSINPQMMKLRKGVDVLVATPGRLLDLNRQNAVQFDQVQTLVLDEADRMLDLGFARELDAVFAALPARRQTLLFSATFTDDIRAMAANILRAPVNISVSPPNATASKIRQWVVTVDKRNKPELFMHLVAENNWDHALVFVKTRSGVDYLAARLDEAGYAVDTIHGDKPQPARLRALERFKQREVSMLVATDVAARGLDIDDLPLVINVDLPIVAQDYVHRIGRTGRAGASGVAVSLVCADEAPQLAAIEALIRQTLPREEEPGFEAEHRVPQTSATGQIVKKPKKPKKPKLPQAAPAAPKASGKKAHPHGGNGDNKRKPAAAIPDVLKGSPFSVQKPRGKPAGKPSGKPAGKPAAGSRKPAGKPAGGRGKRQP, from the coding sequence ATGTCTTTTGCTTCGCTTGGCCTGATCGGTCCGCTGCTGCGCAACCTGCAGGACCTCAATTACCAGACACCCACGCCGGTGCAGGCCAAGGCGATTCCCGCCGTGCTCGGCGGCCAGGACGTGATGGCCGCGGCGCAGACCGGCACCGGCAAGACGGCCGGCTTTGCGCTGCCGCTGCTGCAGCGGCTGGTGCAGCACGGCCCGGCGGTGTCGAGCAACCGCGCGCGCGTGCTGGTGCTCGTGCCGACGCGCGAACTGGCCGAACAGGTGCTGCAAAGCTTCGTCGCGTACGGCAAGGGGCTCGACCTGCGCTTCCTGGCCGCGTATGGCGGCGTGAGCATCAACCCGCAGATGATGAAGCTGCGCAAGGGCGTCGACGTGCTGGTCGCCACGCCCGGCCGCCTGCTCGATCTGAATCGCCAGAACGCGGTGCAGTTCGACCAGGTCCAGACGCTGGTGCTCGACGAAGCCGACCGCATGCTGGACCTCGGGTTTGCGCGTGAACTCGATGCCGTGTTTGCGGCGCTGCCCGCGCGACGCCAGACCCTGCTGTTCTCGGCGACGTTTACCGACGATATCCGCGCGATGGCGGCCAACATTCTGCGCGCGCCGGTCAATATCAGCGTCAGCCCGCCCAATGCGACGGCCAGCAAGATCCGGCAGTGGGTGGTGACGGTAGACAAGCGCAACAAGCCCGAGCTGTTCATGCATCTCGTTGCCGAAAACAACTGGGATCACGCGCTGGTGTTCGTCAAGACCCGCAGCGGCGTCGATTACCTCGCGGCGAGGCTGGACGAAGCGGGCTATGCGGTCGACACGATCCACGGCGACAAGCCGCAACCCGCGCGCCTGCGCGCGCTGGAGCGCTTCAAGCAGCGCGAGGTCAGCATGCTGGTCGCCACCGACGTGGCGGCGCGCGGCCTCGATATCGACGACCTGCCGCTGGTGATCAACGTCGATCTGCCGATCGTCGCGCAGGACTATGTGCATCGCATCGGCCGTACCGGCCGCGCGGGCGCCAGCGGCGTGGCGGTGTCGCTCGTGTGTGCCGACGAAGCGCCGCAACTGGCCGCAATCGAGGCGCTGATCCGGCAAACGCTGCCGCGCGAGGAGGAGCCGGGTTTCGAAGCCGAACACCGCGTGCCGCAAACCAGCGCGACGGGCCAGATCGTCAAGAAACCCAAGAAGCCGAAGAAGCCCAAGCTGCCGCAAGCCGCACCGGCTGCGCCGAAGGCGTCCGGCAAGAAGGCGCACCCGCACGGCGGCAATGGCGACAACAAGCGCAAGCCGGCGGCCGCGATCCCGGACGTATTGAAGGGCAGTCCGTTCAGCGTGCAGAAGCCTCGCGGCAAACCCGCCGGCAAGCCCTCCGGCAAACCCGCCGGCAAGCCCGCCGCGGGTTCACGCAAGCCGGCCGGCAAACCGGCTGGCGGACGCGGCAAGCGCCAGCCCTGA
- a CDS encoding nuclear transport factor 2 family protein, with amino-acid sequence MTPIERIETRMRRLEDADAIRRLKARYFTCCDRKDPQGMRDCFAPGTVQIDYGRIGRFDNRDALVEIFTRLGCHPHIVEMHHGVNPDITVLDDTHARGTWGLHYQMIDTAARTLTQLGAYYDDEYRKVDGEWKIAGTRCVVTSTLSARYAGDAPGVLFAGVQPPAA; translated from the coding sequence ATGACCCCCATCGAACGCATCGAGACACGCATGCGCAGACTCGAGGACGCCGACGCGATCCGCCGGCTGAAGGCGCGCTACTTCACCTGCTGCGACCGGAAGGACCCGCAAGGCATGCGCGACTGCTTCGCGCCCGGCACCGTGCAGATCGACTATGGCCGCATCGGCAGGTTCGACAACCGCGACGCGCTGGTCGAGATCTTCACGCGGCTCGGCTGCCACCCGCACATCGTCGAGATGCACCACGGCGTGAACCCCGACATCACCGTGCTCGACGACACGCATGCGCGCGGCACGTGGGGGCTGCACTATCAGATGATCGACACGGCCGCGCGCACGCTCACGCAGCTCGGCGCGTACTACGACGACGAATACCGGAAGGTCGACGGCGAATGGAAGATCGCGGGCACGCGCTGCGTCGTCACGTCTACGCTGTCGGCCCGCTACGCAGGCGACGCGCCGGGCGTGCTGTTCGCCGGCGTGCAGCCGCCGGCCGCCTGA
- a CDS encoding SDR family NAD(P)-dependent oxidoreductase, with the protein MSASLRFDGGTAVITGAASGIGSGLARRAAALGMRVVLADLDPAALDAFAATLDADVLCVPTDVSRPEAVDALAQAAWQRFGGVDLLFNNAGVMATGFSWEITPERFERSFAINVHGVMNGVRSFVPRMLARNAPARIVNTASVGGFLPSPLMSPYSATKFAVVALTESLYGELKMLGAPVGVSLLAPGPVLTGIFNDPFGDARDRPEVRGFVDTMRTMLNAHGLTPDAFAERVFDGIRAGRYWLIPQPETIDGALQRRTDDILAARDPSLPAF; encoded by the coding sequence ATGAGCGCTTCGCTTCGCTTCGACGGCGGCACCGCCGTGATTACCGGCGCGGCCAGCGGCATCGGCAGCGGGCTCGCGCGGCGCGCGGCCGCCCTTGGCATGCGCGTCGTGCTGGCCGACCTCGATCCGGCCGCGCTCGACGCGTTTGCCGCGACGCTCGATGCCGACGTGCTGTGCGTGCCGACCGACGTGAGCCGGCCCGAAGCCGTCGATGCGCTTGCGCAAGCCGCGTGGCAGCGCTTCGGCGGCGTCGATCTGCTGTTCAACAACGCGGGCGTGATGGCGACCGGCTTCAGCTGGGAAATCACGCCGGAACGTTTCGAGCGCAGCTTCGCGATCAACGTGCACGGCGTGATGAACGGCGTGCGCAGCTTCGTGCCGCGCATGCTCGCGCGCAATGCGCCGGCGCGCATCGTCAACACGGCGTCGGTCGGCGGCTTCCTGCCGAGCCCGCTGATGTCGCCTTATTCGGCGACGAAATTCGCGGTGGTCGCGCTGACGGAATCGCTGTACGGCGAACTGAAAATGCTCGGCGCGCCGGTCGGCGTGTCGCTGCTTGCGCCGGGCCCGGTGCTGACGGGCATCTTCAACGATCCGTTCGGCGACGCGCGCGATCGGCCCGAGGTGCGCGGATTCGTCGACACGATGCGCACGATGTTGAACGCACACGGGCTGACGCCCGACGCATTCGCCGAGCGCGTGTTCGACGGGATCCGCGCAGGGCGCTACTGGCTGATTCCGCAGCCCGAGACGATCGACGGCGCGCTGCAGCGGCGCACCGACGACATCCTCGCCGCGCGCGATCCGTCGCTGCCGGCGTTTTGA
- a CDS encoding SDR family NAD(P)-dependent oxidoreductase yields the protein MTQNQHAPVAVVTGASRGAGKGIARALGAAGMTVYVTGRSQKDGDAPLPGTIHDTAREIDALGGRGIAVACDHADDAQVEALFERVGRDSGRLDILVNNATYLHDQLILPGPFWEKSLDLVKILDVGLRSAYVASWHAAPLMAKRRSGLIAFTSSFGASCYMHGAAYGAQKSGVDKFAKDMAVDLKPYDVAAVSIWMGPLRTERTTRVWDEHPDLYKEFSLVAESPEFTGRVIHAIHEDPQRMALSGQVLVGAEAALRYGIADLDGRQPPSYRELLGGPVQAHPAIVA from the coding sequence ATGACACAGAACCAGCACGCGCCGGTGGCCGTCGTGACGGGCGCGTCGCGCGGCGCGGGCAAGGGCATCGCCCGCGCGCTCGGCGCGGCCGGCATGACCGTCTACGTGACGGGGCGCTCGCAGAAGGACGGCGATGCGCCGCTGCCGGGCACGATCCACGACACCGCGCGCGAGATCGACGCGCTCGGCGGCCGCGGCATCGCGGTGGCCTGCGATCACGCGGACGACGCGCAGGTCGAGGCGCTGTTCGAACGCGTCGGGCGCGACAGCGGACGGCTCGACATCCTCGTCAACAACGCGACCTATCTGCACGACCAGCTGATCCTGCCGGGCCCGTTCTGGGAGAAGTCGCTCGACCTCGTGAAGATCCTCGACGTCGGGCTGCGCTCGGCCTACGTCGCGAGCTGGCATGCGGCGCCGCTGATGGCGAAGCGCCGCAGCGGGCTGATCGCGTTCACGTCCTCGTTCGGCGCGAGCTGCTACATGCACGGCGCCGCGTATGGCGCGCAGAAGAGCGGCGTCGACAAGTTCGCGAAGGATATGGCGGTCGACCTGAAGCCGTACGACGTCGCGGCCGTGTCGATCTGGATGGGACCGCTGCGCACCGAGCGCACGACACGCGTGTGGGACGAGCATCCCGACCTGTACAAGGAATTCTCGCTGGTCGCCGAAAGCCCGGAGTTCACCGGCCGCGTGATCCATGCGATCCATGAAGATCCGCAGCGCATGGCGCTGTCGGGACAGGTGCTGGTCGGTGCGGAAGCGGCGCTGCGATACGGGATCGCGGATCTCGACGGCAGGCAGCCGCCGTCGTATCGCGAACTGCTCGGCGGCCCCGTGCAGGCGCATCCGGCGATCGTCGCATAA
- a CDS encoding SDR family NAD(P)-dependent oxidoreductase: MGILNGKVALVTGAGQGVGEGVAHALAAEGAQVAVVGRTRGKLVTTCDAIRARGGVAEPFVCDVMDAAQIARCVDAVVERFGGVQILVNNAQVVPLGRLLDVTDTDFLAGLESGPIATLRMMRACHPHLKGDGVIVNFASSAAVRWDASGYGAYAATKEAIRALTRAAACEWGADGIRVNAVAPHALSPGLKGWIDANPQEAAAFFRTIPLGRVGDCEQDIGRAIVFLASRDAAYLTGATLPLDGGQAYWG, translated from the coding sequence ATGGGCATCCTGAACGGCAAGGTCGCGCTCGTGACGGGCGCGGGGCAGGGCGTCGGCGAAGGCGTCGCGCATGCGCTCGCGGCCGAAGGCGCGCAGGTCGCGGTGGTCGGCCGCACGCGCGGCAAGCTGGTGACGACCTGCGACGCGATCCGCGCGCGCGGCGGCGTCGCGGAACCGTTCGTCTGCGACGTGATGGACGCCGCGCAGATCGCGCGCTGCGTCGATGCGGTCGTCGAGCGTTTCGGCGGCGTGCAGATCCTGGTCAACAACGCGCAGGTCGTGCCGCTCGGCCGCCTGCTCGACGTGACCGACACGGATTTTCTTGCAGGGCTCGAATCGGGGCCGATCGCGACGCTGCGCATGATGCGCGCGTGCCATCCGCATCTGAAAGGCGACGGCGTGATCGTCAATTTCGCGTCGTCGGCCGCGGTGCGCTGGGATGCGTCGGGCTACGGCGCATATGCGGCGACCAAGGAGGCGATACGTGCACTCACGCGTGCGGCCGCATGCGAGTGGGGGGCGGACGGCATACGCGTGAACGCGGTCGCGCCGCATGCGTTGTCGCCGGGACTGAAGGGCTGGATCGACGCGAATCCGCAGGAGGCGGCCGCGTTCTTTCGGACGATTCCGCTCGGCCGCGTCGGCGACTGCGAGCAGGACATCGGGCGCGCGATCGTGTTTCTCGCGAGCCGCGACGCCGCATATCTGACCGGCGCGACGCTGCCGCTCGACGGCGGGCAGGCGTACTGGGGCTAA
- a CDS encoding helix-turn-helix transcriptional regulator: MTRSRKKAQSEQASLIEQVQRIAEGLGAMFAPFTEVVVHDLRSPQHAILAIHNNLSGRAVGDPATELGLARIADDDFPAVLANYPNRFADGRTAKSTSIGIKDSSGRYVAALCLNADTTLFRAFQGILNQFCSADGVPVAETLDPAGADTLRQRIDAFAARLATTPRELKTEQRRELMQTLKADGFLDVRRAMEIVSQHLGVSRATVYNDAK; the protein is encoded by the coding sequence ATGACCCGATCCCGTAAAAAAGCGCAGTCCGAACAGGCCTCGCTGATCGAGCAGGTGCAGCGCATCGCCGAAGGGCTCGGCGCGATGTTCGCGCCGTTCACCGAGGTCGTCGTGCACGACCTGCGCTCGCCGCAACATGCGATTCTCGCGATTCACAACAACCTGTCCGGGCGCGCGGTCGGCGATCCGGCGACGGAACTCGGCCTCGCCCGCATCGCCGACGACGATTTCCCCGCCGTGCTGGCGAACTACCCGAACCGCTTCGCGGACGGCCGCACCGCGAAAAGCACGTCGATCGGCATCAAGGATTCGTCCGGGCGCTACGTCGCCGCGCTGTGCCTGAATGCCGACACGACGCTGTTCCGCGCTTTCCAGGGCATCCTGAACCAGTTCTGCAGCGCGGACGGCGTGCCGGTCGCGGAAACGCTCGATCCGGCCGGCGCGGACACGCTGCGGCAGCGCATCGACGCGTTCGCGGCCCGCCTCGCGACGACGCCGCGCGAACTGAAGACCGAGCAGCGCCGCGAACTGATGCAGACGCTGAAGGCGGACGGCTTTCTCGACGTGCGGCGCGCGATGGAGATCGTGTCGCAGCATCTGGGCGTATCGCGCGCGACGGTGTACAACGATGCGAAATGA